A genomic stretch from Pseudomonas mendocina includes:
- the ychF gene encoding redox-regulated ATPase YchF produces MGFNCGIVGLPNVGKSTLFNALTKSGIAAENFPFCTIEPNSGIVPMPDPRLDALAEIVKPERVLPTTMEFVDIAGLVEGASKGEGLGNKFLANIRETDAIAHVVRCFQDDNVIHVANSVDPKRDIEIIDLELIFADLDSCEKQLQKVARNAKGGDKEAVAQKNLLEKLIPHFTEGKPARTLMKTLGDDEKQLIRGFHLLTSKPVMYIANVAEDGFENNPLLDIVKAIADAEGAPVVPVCNKIEAEIAELEEGEEKDEFLEALGLEEPGLNRVIRAGYELLNLQTYFTAGVKEVRAWTVRVGATAPQAAAVIHTDFEKGFIRAEVIAYNDFIQYKGEAGAKEAGKWRLEGKEYIVKDGDVMHFRFNV; encoded by the coding sequence ATGGGATTCAACTGCGGCATCGTAGGCCTGCCCAACGTCGGCAAGTCCACCCTGTTCAACGCCCTCACCAAATCGGGGATCGCGGCTGAGAACTTCCCGTTCTGCACCATCGAACCGAACAGCGGGATCGTGCCAATGCCCGACCCACGTCTGGATGCACTGGCGGAAATCGTTAAACCAGAACGCGTACTGCCAACCACCATGGAATTCGTGGACATCGCCGGTCTGGTAGAGGGTGCCTCCAAAGGTGAAGGCCTGGGCAACAAATTCCTCGCTAACATCCGTGAGACCGACGCGATCGCCCACGTTGTACGCTGCTTCCAGGACGACAACGTCATCCACGTTGCTAACAGCGTTGACCCTAAGCGCGACATTGAAATCATTGATCTGGAACTGATCTTTGCCGACCTCGACAGCTGCGAGAAACAACTGCAAAAGGTTGCTCGCAACGCCAAAGGCGGCGACAAAGAAGCAGTAGCTCAGAAGAACCTGCTGGAAAAACTCATCCCCCACTTCACTGAAGGCAAACCAGCGCGCACGCTGATGAAGACTTTGGGTGATGATGAGAAACAACTGATCCGCGGCTTCCACCTGCTGACCAGCAAACCGGTTATGTACATCGCCAACGTTGCTGAAGACGGCTTTGAAAACAACCCACTGCTGGACATCGTAAAAGCCATCGCCGACGCCGAAGGCGCCCCGGTTGTGCCGGTGTGCAACAAGATCGAGGCTGAAATTGCCGAGCTCGAAGAAGGCGAAGAAAAGGACGAGTTCCTCGAAGCCTTGGGTCTCGAAGAGCCAGGCCTGAACCGCGTGATCCGCGCGGGTTACGAACTGCTCAACCTGCAAACCTACTTCACCGCAGGTGTAAAAGAAGTTCGCGCATGGACCGTGAGAGTTGGCGCAACAGCCCCTCAGGCAGCAGCCGTGATCCACACCGACTTCGAAAAAGGCTTCATCCGTGCCGAAGTCATCGCCTACAACGACTTCATCCAGTACAAAGGCGAAGCCGGTGCTAAAGAAGCCGGTAAATGGCGTCTGGAAGGCAAGGAATACATCGTTAAAGACGGCGACGTGATGCACTTCCGCTTTAACGTCTAA
- a CDS encoding tyrosine-type recombinase/integrase — MPLTDTECRTAKPKEKPYKLTDGNGLYLEVKPNGVKAWRYRFELNDGTSRKESVFAIGDYVIAPKGESPEHAEERRKGRRFTLAEARDERVKARALVIQGINPAHHRQQERVKRDHEKAITFEAVAKEWLSLKDWEEITKSRRLNMLERVVFPKIGELPIKAITPMHILEVLRAAAQDNGPSVAAEAKRSMSGVFELAISTLRASTDPVHPVRKALPANKTQHKRPLSTEEIGQLLRDVESHGGRHETLCAFQLMWLTLCRPNEAVEAQWAEFDLEKALWRIPAERMKKRKEHTVPLPRQAVEILRGLHSITGKYTHVFPHRDVRTRPMVAASFRQMLNTLGWGGKYSPHATRTTGSTRLNEMGYSADWIERQLAHTEQNAVRRTYNHAEYLSDRAMMMQRWADMLDSWKKDLG; from the coding sequence ATGCCGCTTACCGATACCGAGTGCCGTACCGCCAAGCCCAAGGAAAAGCCCTACAAGCTCACAGATGGCAATGGCCTTTACCTTGAGGTGAAGCCTAACGGGGTTAAGGCATGGCGCTATCGGTTCGAGCTGAACGACGGAACTAGCAGGAAGGAAAGCGTGTTCGCGATTGGGGACTATGTAATCGCACCCAAAGGGGAATCACCCGAGCACGCCGAAGAGCGCCGCAAAGGGCGCCGCTTCACTCTTGCAGAGGCACGCGATGAGCGCGTGAAAGCCCGTGCCCTAGTCATACAGGGCATCAATCCCGCGCACCACCGGCAACAGGAGCGGGTGAAGCGCGACCACGAGAAGGCCATTACGTTTGAAGCCGTCGCCAAAGAGTGGCTTTCACTGAAGGACTGGGAGGAGATCACCAAGTCCAGACGACTCAACATGCTTGAACGCGTCGTATTTCCCAAAATCGGTGAACTGCCGATCAAAGCCATCACCCCCATGCACATTCTTGAAGTGCTCAGAGCAGCCGCTCAAGATAATGGCCCATCTGTTGCCGCAGAGGCCAAGCGGAGCATGTCCGGAGTTTTCGAACTGGCAATTTCCACGTTGCGAGCCAGCACCGACCCGGTACACCCCGTTCGAAAAGCCCTGCCAGCCAACAAGACTCAGCACAAACGCCCTCTCTCCACCGAAGAAATTGGCCAACTGTTACGCGATGTCGAATCTCACGGCGGACGCCATGAGACCCTCTGCGCTTTCCAGCTCATGTGGCTGACTCTGTGCCGCCCCAATGAAGCTGTAGAGGCTCAGTGGGCAGAATTTGACCTGGAGAAGGCGCTTTGGCGCATTCCCGCCGAGCGGATGAAAAAGCGCAAAGAGCACACGGTGCCACTGCCGCGACAGGCAGTCGAAATACTGCGAGGCCTGCATTCCATCACAGGAAAATACACCCACGTATTTCCTCACCGCGACGTACGCACCCGCCCAATGGTTGCGGCCTCATTCCGCCAGATGCTCAACACCCTTGGCTGGGGAGGTAAATACAGCCCGCATGCCACGAGGACAACGGGCAGCACCAGACTCAATGAGATGGGCTATTCAGCAGACTGGATCGAAAGACAGCTCGCCCATACCGAGCAAAACGCTGTCCGCCGCACCTACAACCATGCCGAGTATTTGAGTGATCGAGCCATGATGATGCAGAGATGGGCGGACATGCTGGACAGCTGGAAAAAGGACTTAGGCTGA
- a CDS encoding DUF932 domain-containing protein gives MAHQIEQMAYVGATPWHGLGNNLPQKQPIEVWQREAGMDWQILESPVHFKSDAIGHLGAIHSFPEQKVLYRSDTKAPLSVVSQRYHTVQPRDVLEFYRDLTEVSGYELETAGVLKGGRKFWALARTGQGAALKGNDQVNGYLLLATSCDGTLATTATPTTIRVVCNNTLTIALDGTSRAIKVPHSTRFDGDLVKKQLGIAVSQWDDFMYRMRHLAERKVQWHEALGFFMNVMCETSPTGALPEQLPNERALRKVQELYEGRGRGSQLDSARSTAWGLLNAVTEYVDHERRARSTEYRLDSAWFGQGAQIKQRALDTALQLVA, from the coding sequence ATGGCTCATCAAATCGAACAAATGGCCTACGTTGGCGCTACTCCGTGGCACGGCTTGGGCAACAATCTGCCGCAGAAACAGCCCATCGAGGTCTGGCAACGCGAAGCCGGCATGGACTGGCAGATCCTGGAAAGCCCTGTGCATTTCAAGTCGGACGCCATCGGCCATCTGGGCGCGATCCACTCATTTCCCGAACAGAAGGTGCTCTACCGCTCGGACACCAAAGCCCCGCTGTCGGTGGTCTCCCAGCGCTACCACACCGTGCAGCCCAGGGATGTGCTGGAGTTCTACCGCGACCTGACCGAAGTCTCCGGCTACGAGCTGGAAACCGCTGGCGTACTCAAGGGCGGCCGCAAGTTCTGGGCGCTGGCGCGTACCGGCCAAGGCGCTGCGCTCAAGGGCAATGACCAGGTGAATGGCTATTTGCTGCTCGCCACTTCCTGTGACGGCACTCTGGCCACCACCGCAACGCCCACCACCATCCGCGTGGTCTGCAACAACACCCTGACCATCGCTCTGGACGGCACCAGCCGTGCGATCAAGGTTCCGCACAGCACCCGCTTTGACGGCGATCTGGTGAAGAAGCAGCTCGGCATCGCCGTCTCGCAATGGGATGACTTCATGTATCGCATGCGCCACCTGGCTGAACGCAAGGTGCAATGGCACGAGGCGCTAGGCTTTTTCATGAACGTGATGTGCGAGACCAGCCCGACCGGCGCCCTGCCGGAGCAGCTGCCTAACGAGCGTGCTCTGCGCAAAGTGCAGGAGCTGTACGAAGGTCGTGGCCGTGGCAGCCAGCTGGACTCAGCACGCAGCACCGCCTGGGGCTTGCTCAATGCCGTGACCGAGTACGTCGATCACGAGCGCCGGGCACGCAGCACGGAGTACCGCCTCGACTCCGCATGGTTCGGGCAAGGTGCCCAGATCAAGCAGCGCGCCCTGGATACAGCCCTGCAACTGGTCGCCTGA
- a CDS encoding YqaJ viral recombinase family protein, giving the protein MKATSLNRSTSKSRPALRLVSTKELPREDWLQIRKQGIGSSDAAAAVGLNPYKSQLELWMEKTGRDAGMPKADPKDEESPMYWGNVLEPIVAWHYSKRTKNKVRRINAVLQHPDPELPWMLANIDREVIGADDVQILECKTAGINGARLWKEGVPEYVQLQVMHQLAVTGKQAADVAVLLGGQTLEIHRIERDEQMIARLIELERKFWHYVETDTPPPADGTASAESALRCLYPEDNGQIVDFSQHAGLSAAYIELKAVRQSIADKEKREAELKQMLQQAMGDASRAEFANGYITWRKAKDSIGLDVAQLLKDKPHLQAKYPLLKPGARRFLVG; this is encoded by the coding sequence ATGAAAGCCACTTCATTGAATCGCAGCACCAGCAAATCCCGCCCGGCCCTGCGTCTGGTCAGCACCAAGGAGCTGCCACGCGAGGACTGGCTGCAGATCCGCAAGCAAGGCATCGGCAGTTCGGATGCAGCTGCGGCTGTTGGCCTCAACCCCTACAAGTCGCAGCTGGAACTGTGGATGGAGAAAACCGGTCGCGATGCTGGCATGCCCAAGGCTGATCCTAAGGATGAGGAAAGCCCGATGTACTGGGGCAACGTGCTGGAGCCCATCGTGGCCTGGCACTACAGCAAGCGCACGAAGAATAAGGTACGCCGCATCAACGCCGTGCTGCAGCATCCTGACCCGGAGTTGCCCTGGATGCTGGCCAACATCGACCGTGAGGTGATCGGGGCTGACGATGTGCAGATCCTCGAATGCAAGACAGCCGGCATAAACGGGGCACGCCTCTGGAAAGAGGGCGTGCCTGAGTATGTGCAGCTGCAGGTGATGCACCAGCTCGCCGTCACCGGCAAGCAGGCGGCGGATGTGGCCGTGCTGCTGGGTGGTCAGACGCTGGAGATCCACCGCATCGAGCGGGATGAGCAGATGATCGCTCGCCTGATCGAGCTGGAGCGCAAGTTCTGGCACTACGTGGAGACTGATACGCCGCCACCGGCTGATGGCACCGCTTCGGCAGAGTCAGCACTGCGCTGCCTCTACCCGGAGGACAACGGTCAGATCGTCGACTTCAGCCAGCATGCCGGGCTCAGCGCGGCTTACATCGAGCTGAAGGCCGTGCGTCAGTCGATTGCCGATAAGGAAAAGCGCGAGGCCGAGCTAAAACAGATGCTGCAGCAGGCCATGGGCGATGCCAGTCGGGCGGAGTTCGCCAACGGTTACATCACCTGGCGCAAGGCCAAGGACAGCATCGGCCTCGATGTCGCGCAACTGCTCAAAGACAAGCCGCACCTGCAGGCCAAGTACCCACTGCTGAAGCCGGGTGCACGGCGCTTCCTGGTCGGCTGA
- a CDS encoding hydrolase or metal-binding protein → MLKGLAITPPVLGRISIGKVIEKNGKRLPEKDDQFTITSQVQGKDGWLLHPLNDELRQGKDDKLRSIPVRLLFNEPELNFRADYTLFDRQSGRPVCVGNGETCKRVTQDGMQSLPCPSPDACQLAKGGACKPYGRLNVVIGDEDPLGSFVFRTTGFNSIRTLAARLHYFQAISGNRLACLPLELRLRGKSTRQSHGTPIFYADLTVRGGMDMAEALVTASELDSRRQAAGFNQAALDEAARRGFGNGAFEDSEEDASAIVEEFYSEGEAPAAATTYPSNPTKPSLAEKLEAQAARQNSPTDQDQRGRHAPAQAESQ, encoded by the coding sequence ATGCTCAAAGGTCTGGCTATCACTCCACCGGTACTCGGGCGGATTTCCATCGGTAAGGTCATCGAGAAGAACGGCAAACGACTGCCGGAGAAGGATGACCAATTCACCATCACGTCCCAGGTGCAGGGTAAGGACGGCTGGCTGCTGCACCCTCTCAATGACGAGCTACGTCAGGGCAAGGATGACAAGCTGCGCAGCATCCCGGTACGTCTTTTGTTCAACGAGCCGGAACTGAATTTCCGGGCTGACTACACGCTGTTCGACCGACAGTCCGGACGCCCTGTCTGCGTCGGTAATGGCGAGACCTGCAAGCGGGTCACCCAGGACGGCATGCAGTCGTTGCCATGTCCGTCACCGGATGCCTGCCAACTGGCGAAAGGCGGTGCCTGCAAGCCCTATGGCCGACTGAACGTGGTCATAGGCGATGAGGACCCGCTGGGTAGCTTCGTGTTTCGCACCACTGGCTTCAACAGCATCCGCACCCTGGCCGCTCGTCTGCATTACTTCCAGGCCATCTCGGGCAACCGCCTGGCCTGCCTGCCACTGGAACTGCGTCTGCGTGGTAAGTCGACGCGCCAAAGCCATGGCACGCCGATCTTCTACGCCGACCTGACAGTACGCGGCGGCATGGACATGGCCGAGGCTCTGGTAACCGCCAGTGAACTCGATTCGCGGCGGCAGGCTGCGGGGTTCAATCAGGCCGCACTGGATGAAGCTGCGCGACGCGGTTTCGGCAACGGAGCCTTTGAAGACAGCGAGGAGGATGCCAGCGCCATCGTGGAAGAGTTCTACAGCGAGGGTGAAGCACCGGCTGCAGCAACGACCTATCCATCCAATCCCACCAAACCCAGCCTGGCTGAAAAGCTTGAGGCACAAGCTGCGCGTCAAAACTCGCCAACTGATCAAGACCAAAGAGGCCGTCATGCGCCTGCACAAGCTGAAAGCCAGTGA
- the radC gene encoding DNA repair protein RadC has translation MRLHKLKASDTTGTYLVESPVTETDIMLMARQLANLRLRRGRALTSPKEVFSHLQALLAGYEHEVFALLMLDSQHRVIAFEEVFRGTLDAASVYPREIVKIALEHNAAAMILVHNHPSGDPEPSQADRILTSKLKDALSLVGVRTLDHIVVGHEGCTSLAEQGCL, from the coding sequence ATGCGCCTGCACAAGCTGAAAGCCAGTGACACAACCGGCACCTATCTGGTCGAGTCACCGGTTACGGAAACCGACATCATGCTGATGGCACGGCAGTTGGCGAATCTGCGGCTGCGCCGGGGGCGAGCACTGACCTCACCAAAGGAAGTGTTCAGCCACCTGCAGGCATTGCTGGCCGGATACGAGCATGAGGTGTTCGCCCTGCTCATGCTCGATAGCCAACACCGAGTGATTGCGTTTGAGGAAGTGTTTCGCGGCACCCTGGACGCAGCCAGTGTCTACCCCAGGGAGATCGTGAAGATCGCACTGGAGCACAACGCCGCCGCAATGATCCTGGTGCACAACCACCCCTCAGGTGATCCCGAGCCCAGCCAGGCCGACCGTATCTTGACCAGCAAGCTGAAGGACGCACTGAGCCTGGTCGGGGTCAGAACGCTCGACCACATCGTGGTAGGACATGAAGGCTGTACATCATTGGCAGAACAGGGCTGTCTGTAA
- a CDS encoding GIY-YIG nuclease family protein, which produces MANEFDLDELEAELSDFATSDKKTGRTPREERIIAGFEDIQRFVEEHGHAPRHGDDKDIFERLYAVRLDRLREQEESRTLLMPLDHQGLLNAFEVREPQGDYSMTDDELLAELADGDEGSDIQNLRHVRSNAEKREAEEIAQRERCEDFERFQPLFEQVQRELQSGIRVTRTFIRDASIEEGQFFILGGQTVYVADVGETFKAPNGESDARLRVIYSNGTESNLLRRSLQRALYKDDAGRRITDADAGPLFGETLEPDDIESGTIYVLRSHSTHPFVAEHRELIHKIGVTGGKVETRIAGADKDATYLLAGVEVVATYKLHNINRTRMENLFHRLFSPAQIELTIPDRFGNPVKPREWFLVPLHVINEAVERIRDGSIAGVIYDPKSATLRSAG; this is translated from the coding sequence ATGGCTAACGAATTTGATCTGGATGAGCTGGAAGCGGAGCTTTCCGATTTCGCCACGTCAGACAAGAAGACCGGCCGCACTCCTCGCGAGGAGCGCATCATCGCTGGCTTCGAAGACATTCAACGCTTTGTTGAGGAGCACGGCCATGCGCCGCGCCATGGCGACGATAAAGACATCTTCGAGCGCCTGTATGCCGTGCGCTTGGATCGGCTGCGCGAGCAGGAGGAAAGCCGCACCCTGCTCATGCCTCTCGACCATCAGGGCCTACTGAATGCGTTTGAGGTGCGGGAGCCACAAGGCGACTACAGCATGACGGACGACGAACTGTTGGCGGAACTGGCCGACGGCGACGAGGGTTCGGATATTCAGAACCTCCGCCATGTTCGCAGCAATGCTGAAAAGCGTGAGGCTGAGGAGATTGCGCAGCGCGAGCGTTGCGAGGACTTTGAGCGGTTCCAGCCGCTGTTTGAGCAAGTGCAGCGCGAGCTGCAGTCGGGCATTCGAGTTACCCGCACCTTCATCCGTGATGCGAGCATCGAGGAAGGCCAGTTCTTCATTCTCGGTGGGCAGACGGTATATGTCGCTGATGTTGGCGAGACCTTCAAAGCTCCGAATGGTGAGAGCGATGCCCGGCTGAGGGTGATTTACTCCAACGGCACTGAGAGCAATTTACTGCGAAGATCCTTGCAGCGTGCACTCTACAAGGACGATGCCGGCCGGCGTATTACAGATGCGGATGCAGGCCCGTTGTTTGGCGAAACACTGGAGCCAGACGATATCGAGAGCGGCACCATTTATGTGCTGCGCAGCCACTCAACGCATCCCTTCGTGGCTGAGCATCGCGAGCTGATCCACAAGATCGGCGTCACCGGTGGCAAAGTGGAAACACGCATCGCCGGGGCTGACAAGGACGCTACCTACCTGCTGGCGGGCGTTGAGGTTGTGGCCACCTACAAGCTGCACAACATCAATCGCACCCGGATGGAAAACCTGTTCCACCGACTGTTCAGCCCTGCCCAAATAGAGCTGACCATCCCCGATCGCTTCGGTAACCCGGTCAAGCCCAGGGAGTGGTTCCTGGTGCCGCTGCACGTTATCAACGAGGCTGTGGAGCGTATTCGCGACGGTTCAATCGCTGGCGTTATTTACGATCCCAAGTCGGCAACGTTGCGAAGTGCCGGCTGA
- a CDS encoding DEAD/DEAH box helicase, giving the protein MTQAVPSVSVSYAQNGRSTKANELGMRPMQERVFERRGEQYLLIKSPPASGKSRALMFIALDKLAHQGIKQAIIVVPEKSIGSSFHDEPLSRHGFCADWHVEPRWNLCDAPGTDDGGKVNAVGTFLESSDQVLVCTHATFRFAVEKFGLAAFDDRLIAVDEFHHVSANPENRLGTYLGQLIARDKVHIVAMTGSYFRGDAEAVLSPADEARFDTVTYTYYEQLNGYEHLKKLDIGYYFYSGAYSDDILKVLDPKEKTILHIPNVNSRESTKDKIREVEHIIEELGEWQGTDPVTGFQLVKTADGRVLRIADLVDDDPAKRDKVSAALKDPTQKNNRDHVDIIIALGMAKEGFDWIWCEHALTVGYRSSLTEIVQIIGRATRDAPGKARARFTNLIAEPDASEKVVTEAVNDTLKAIAASLLMEQVLAPRFEFKPKTPTSGPQEGFDYGDAGYQPDKCNVGFNHETGQLQIEIKGLAEPKSPEVSRICQEDLNEVIASFVQDKTNIERGLFDEELVPEELTQLRMGKIIRDKYPELDAEDQEAVRQHAIAALNLTQQAKQLVLGDDLQGIVTGANSAPSTALIDGVRKFAMDVRELDIDLIDRINPFSEAYAILAKTMSEESLKQVAAVIGAKRTRLTPEEAKDLAVRAVKFKKDHGRVPSLTAQDPWERSMAEGAAAFMRFKKEGRYG; this is encoded by the coding sequence ATGACCCAAGCCGTTCCTTCCGTTTCCGTCTCCTATGCCCAGAACGGACGCTCCACCAAAGCCAACGAGCTGGGCATGCGCCCTATGCAGGAGCGTGTCTTTGAGCGGCGTGGTGAGCAGTATCTGCTGATCAAGTCACCGCCTGCTTCCGGTAAAAGTCGGGCCTTGATGTTCATTGCTCTGGACAAGCTGGCGCACCAGGGCATCAAGCAGGCCATCATCGTGGTGCCGGAAAAATCCATTGGTTCGAGCTTTCACGATGAGCCGCTGAGCCGCCACGGTTTCTGCGCCGACTGGCATGTGGAGCCGCGTTGGAACCTGTGCGATGCCCCCGGCACCGACGATGGCGGTAAGGTCAATGCAGTGGGAACGTTTCTGGAAAGCAGCGACCAGGTGCTGGTTTGTACGCATGCCACCTTCCGTTTTGCGGTGGAAAAATTCGGGCTGGCGGCGTTCGATGACCGTTTGATCGCCGTGGACGAGTTTCACCACGTTTCCGCCAACCCGGAGAACAGGCTGGGTACGTACCTGGGCCAACTGATCGCCCGCGACAAGGTGCACATCGTGGCGATGACTGGCTCCTACTTCCGTGGCGATGCCGAGGCTGTGCTGTCACCCGCTGACGAAGCCCGCTTCGACACAGTGACCTACACCTACTACGAGCAGCTCAACGGTTACGAGCACCTGAAGAAGCTAGACATTGGTTACTACTTCTACTCCGGGGCTTACTCCGACGACATCCTCAAGGTCCTCGACCCGAAAGAAAAGACCATCCTCCACATCCCCAACGTGAACTCTCGCGAGAGCACCAAGGACAAGATTCGCGAGGTGGAGCACATCATCGAAGAGCTGGGCGAGTGGCAGGGTACCGACCCGGTTACGGGCTTCCAGCTGGTGAAGACCGCCGATGGGCGTGTACTGCGTATTGCTGACCTGGTGGATGACGACCCGGCTAAGCGCGATAAAGTTTCGGCTGCCTTGAAAGACCCGACCCAGAAGAACAACCGCGATCATGTCGATATCATCATCGCGCTGGGCATGGCCAAAGAGGGCTTCGACTGGATCTGGTGCGAGCACGCCCTCACAGTCGGCTACCGGTCCAGTCTGACCGAGATTGTGCAGATCATCGGTCGGGCGACACGCGATGCACCCGGAAAAGCACGAGCACGCTTCACCAACCTCATCGCCGAGCCGGATGCCAGTGAGAAGGTGGTGACCGAGGCGGTGAACGATACGCTCAAGGCGATTGCCGCCAGCCTGCTTATGGAGCAGGTTTTGGCCCCGCGTTTTGAGTTCAAGCCGAAGACTCCTACCTCTGGGCCGCAGGAGGGCTTTGACTACGGCGATGCGGGCTATCAGCCTGACAAGTGCAACGTGGGTTTCAACCATGAAACCGGGCAGCTGCAGATCGAGATCAAAGGTCTGGCCGAACCCAAGAGCCCTGAGGTCAGCCGTATCTGTCAGGAAGACCTGAACGAGGTGATCGCCAGCTTCGTTCAGGACAAGACCAACATCGAACGCGGCCTGTTCGATGAGGAACTGGTTCCCGAAGAGCTTACCCAGCTGCGCATGGGTAAGATCATCCGCGACAAGTACCCCGAACTAGATGCCGAGGATCAGGAGGCCGTTCGCCAGCACGCCATTGCGGCACTGAATTTGACTCAGCAAGCTAAGCAACTGGTGTTGGGTGATGACCTGCAAGGCATTGTCACTGGGGCAAACAGCGCCCCGAGCACTGCCCTGATTGATGGCGTGCGCAAGTTCGCGATGGATGTGCGTGAGCTGGATATCGACCTGATCGACCGGATCAACCCGTTCAGCGAGGCCTACGCCATTCTCGCCAAGACCATGAGCGAGGAAAGTCTCAAGCAGGTTGCGGCAGTGATTGGTGCCAAACGCACCCGCCTGACGCCTGAAGAGGCCAAAGACCTTGCTGTGCGGGCGGTAAAATTCAAGAAAGATCATGGCCGGGTGCCTTCCCTGACTGCTCAAGACCCATGGGAGCGGAGCATGGCGGAGGGCGCTGCTGCCTTTATGCGTTTCAAGAAAGAGGGCCGTTATGGCTAA